One window of the Halictus rubicundus isolate RS-2024b chromosome 6, iyHalRubi1_principal, whole genome shotgun sequence genome contains the following:
- the LOC143354793 gene encoding putative phosphorylase b kinase regulatory subunit alpha isoform X4: MRSRSNSGVRLDYYQRIVHKIIMDHQNAVTGLFPASPENDHAWVRDNIYCILAVWGLSMAYKKIADADEDRAKTYELEQSCVKLMRGLLMAMMQQKEKVEKFKSTQNPHDALHAKYSSVNGQSVVGDTEWGHLQIDAISLYLLVLAQMTASGLQIVFNLDEVAFIQNLVFYIESAYCTPDYGIWERGDKTNHGLPELNASSIGMAKAAMEAMNELDLFGARGGATSVIHVLADEAQKCQAVLQSMLPRESNSKELDSGLLPVISFPAFAVDEPNLIQLTRDAITRKLQGHYGCKRFLRDGYKTAKEDPNRLYYEPWELRMFENIECEWPLFFCYLIVDYCFQGNKEAVEDYTKLLEDIMIKGDDGIKLVPELYSVEAGNVSAEYAEPGSQKRIALGRCPFMWAQSLYILGKLLQEGFLAIGELDPLNRRLCSEKKPDVVVQVVILAEDAEIREKIAQHDIHVQTIAEVAPIEVQPAKVLSHLYTYLGRNKKLGLSGRKSRDVGILSTSKLYSLNDKIFAFTPQNFDAEEYYTTNDAALLANNFTTNMAFLTINWKQMLGRPTITLVATHNHLDQGKIPLAMITTMKKLKSGYINGTRVSLGQMNDFLSTSCITNLSFLGSSEDGKPDKLNPQVQQYLEEHLMRAFPHRTGLLNRPIIKSAKNLKRKMSVKGAIKKTRSIAVEPEILGMAGEERRPSAILNTNPFIEVTDTTLSPTSTQSAPVDRTPSPTDEILSWANSTRLHRHRALGETQYADTEVEELLSMLRETESLEEQGDILQYLVDSQGLYFNTGMLEEGHPVLIKDLLKDLYEKACQQKMWGIVRHTAGMLGKRVEDLAKAVTDLLVRQKQVTVGMPPTNEHTIVAPLPENELRVLIHQAYGDDESTAMLTQELLVYLAMFIRTEPQLFHEMLRLRVGLIIQVMATELSRTLICTGEEASEHLLNLSPFEMKNLLHHIMSGKEFAISSVGRGNFSVISCKSSRVSKKSQIGGFLSADQTDGSETEPDRQGQWLRRRRLDGALNRVPRDFYPRVWQVLERCQGLAIEGRVLPQNLTQEMTPGELKFALAVETVLNTIPQPEYRQLVVEALMVLTLVTEYNVVSSLGGLITVEQLVHKANAIFLDDQMKIDGDATLCCAKPKDQRETNALGNLLCGGAAYVCQHFYDSAPSGSFGTMTYITRAIASSLNCLPKDGEFECSIS; encoded by the exons ATGAGGAGCCGTAGCAATTCCGGAGTCCGTTTGGACTATTACCAACGAATTGTCCATAAAATTATTATGGATCATCAGAATGCAGTCACAGGTCTTTTTCCTGCAAGTCCTGAAAACGATCATGCCTGGGTGCGTGACAATATATATTGCATTCTCGCTGTATGGGGCCTTTCAATGGCATATAAAAAAATAGCTGACGCAGATGAAGATAGAGCTAAAACATACGAGCTGGAACAGAGCTGTGTGAAGTTAATGAGAGGCTTGTTAATGGCAATGATGCAGCAGAAGGAGAAAGTTGAAAAGTTTAAGTCCACTCAAAACCCACACGATGCTTTGCATGCCAAGTATAGTTCTGTCAATGGGCAAAGTGTTGTAGGTGATACGGAATGGGGACATCTTCAAATCGATGCCATTTCTCTTTATTTACTTGTTTTAGCACAAATGACAGCTTCCGGTTtacaaattgttttcaatttagatGAG GTAGCATTTATCCAGAATCTAGTATTTTATATTGAGTCGGCCTATTGCACTCCTGACTATGGAATCTGGGAGAGAGGAGATAAAACAAATCATGGTTTACCTGAACTAAACGCTAGCAGTATTGGAATGGCTAAGGCAGCAATGGAAGCAATGAATGAACTAGATTTGTTCGGTGCAAGAGGTGGAGCAACCTCTGTAATTCATGTATTAGCTGATGAGGCACAAAAATGTCAGGCAGTTTTACAGTCCATGTTACCACGTGAATCGAACTCCAAAGAATTGGACAGTGGATTGTTACCTGTTATAAGCTTCCCAGCATTTGCTGTGGATGAACCTAATCTAATTCAATTAACAAGAGACGCTATAACTAGGAAACTGCAAGGTCATTATGGCTGCAAAAGGTTTTTAAGAGATGGATACAAAACTGCAAAGGAGGATCCCAACAG GCTTTATTATGAACCATGGGAGCTGCGTATGTTTGAAAACATAGAATGCGAATGGCCTCTATTCTTTTGTTATTTAATCGTCGATTACTGCTTCCAAGGAAATAAAGAGGCAGTAGAAGATTACACAAAGCTGTTAGAAGATATAATGATCAAGGGTGATGATGGAATAAAATTAGTACCTGAATTATACTCTGTGGAAGCTGGGAATGTGTCGGCAGAATATGCTGAACCGGGTAGTCAAAAACGAATCGCGTTAGGTAGATGTCCATTTATGTGGGCCCAATCTCTTTACATATTAGGGAAATTACTGCAAGAA GGTTTCCTAGCCATAGGAGAGTTAGACCCATTAAACAGACGTTTATGTAGTGAAAAGAAACCGGATGTTGTGGTGCAAGTTGTAATATTGGCGGAGGATGCAGAAATTAGGGAAAAAATCGCTCAACATGACATCCACGTGCAAACGATTGCGGAAGTGGCTCCTATAGAAGTGCAGCCTGCAAAAGTACTCAGTCATTTGTATACTTATTTAG GCCGAAATAAGAAATTAGGTTTGTCCGGGCGTAAGTCAAGAGACGTCGGAATTTTGAGCACCAGTAAATTATATTCGCTGAACGATAAAATATTTGCGTTCACGCCGCAG AACTTTGACGCGGAGGAGTACTACACGACAAACGATGCAGCCCTCCTTGCCAACAATTTTACCACGAATATGGCATTCCTCACCATCAACTGGAAGCAAATGCTCGGCAGGCCAACTATAACACTTGTCGCTACTCATAATCATCTAG ATCAGGGAAAGATACCGTTGGCGATGATAACTACTATGAAAAAGCTAAAGAGCGGCTACATTAATGGCACGCGAGTTTCGTTGGGACAAATGAATGATTTCTTGAGTACTTCCTGCATCACGAATTTAAGTTTCTTAGGAAGTTCCGAAGATGGGAAACCGGACAAGTTGAATCCACAG GTCCAGCAATATTTGGAGGAACATTTGATGCGCGCATTCCCACATCGCACCGGTCTCCTTAACAGGCCGATAATTAAAAGCGCAAAGAACTTAAAGCGTAAAATGTCGGTGAAAGGTGCCATAAAGAAAACAAGATCGATTGCCGTGGAAC CTGAAATTCTTGGAATGGCAGGAGAGGAACGAAGGCCCTCAGCTATTTTAAATACGAATCCGTTTATTGAAGTGACAGATACAACATTATCCCCTACTTCCACACAATCAGCTCCCGTTGACCGTACACCGTCGCCCACCGATGAGATTCTGTCTTGGGCGAATAGCACAAGGCTACACAGACACAGAGCCTTAGGTGAGACTCAGTATGCGGACACAGAAGTTGAAGAGTTGTTGTCTATGCTCAGAGAAACTGAAAGCTTGGAGGAACAAGGAGACATTCTACAGTATCTC GTGGATTCGCAAGGTCTATACTTCAACACCGGTATGTTGGAGGAAGGTCATCCTGTTTTAATCAAAGATCTACTGAAAGATCTTTACGAGAAAGCTTGTCAACAAAAGATGTGGGGAATAGTACGTCACACCGCTGGAATGTTAGGAAAAAGGGTTGAAGATTTAGCTAAAGCGGTAACGGATTTGTTGGTCCGACAAAAACAGGTTACAGTCGGAATGCCACCCACCAATGAGCATACCATTGTAGCGCCATTGCCTGAAAACGAGTTACGAGTATTAATCCATCAGGCATATGGAGACGACGAATCCACTGCCATGTTAACGCAGGAATTACTTGTTTACCTAGCAATGTTTATTAGAACGGAACCGCAACTATTTCATGAAATGCTCAGGCTTCGGGTAGGTTTAATTATCCAAGTGATGGCCACCGAATTATCCAGGACTCTGATATGCACCGGAGAAGAAGCATCGGAACATCTGTTGAACTTATCACCGTTCGAAATGAAGAATCTTTTGCATCACATTATGAGCGGCAAAGAATTTGCGATAAGTAGCG TCGGCCGAGGTAACTTCTCTGTTATCAGTTGCAAGTCTAGCAGAGTCAGCAAg AAATCACAAATTGGAGGTTTCTTGAGTGCTGATCAGACCGATGGCAGTGAAACTGAGCCTGACAGACAGGGTCAATGGTTACGACGACGAAGACTTGACGGAGCATTGAACAGAGTGCCACGAGATTTTTATCCTCGTGTATGGCAAGTTCTCGAACGA TGCCAAGGTTTAGCAATCGAAGGCAGAGTCCTACCTCAAAATCTTACCCAGGAAATGACACCTGGGGAACTAAAGTTTGCTTTGGCTGTGGAAACTGTTTTAAACACTATACCCCAACCAGAGTATCGTCAATTAGTGGTTGAAGCTTTAATGGTATTAACTTTGGTAACTGAGTATAACGTGGTATCGTCGCTGGGCGGATTGATTACCGTTGAGCAATTAGTTCACAAGGCTAACGCTATCTTCTTAGATGACCAG ATGAAGATCGATGGAGATGCTACTTTGTGTTGTGCCAAACCAAAAGACCAACGGGAAACAAATGCATTGGGAAATCTGCTTTGCGGCGGAGCAGCGTACGTTTGCCAACACTTTTACGATAGTGCTCCAAGTGGCAGTTTCGGAACAATGACGTACATCACGAGGGCCATAGCCTCCTCGTTGAATTGTTTACCGAAGGATGGCGAATTTGAGTGTTCAATATCATAG